From a single Loigolactobacillus coryniformis subsp. coryniformis KCTC 3167 = DSM 20001 genomic region:
- the tnpB gene encoding IS66 family insertion sequence element accessory protein TnpB (TnpB, as the term is used for proteins encoded by IS66 family insertion elements, is considered an accessory protein, since TnpC, encoded by a neighboring gene, is a DDE family transposase.), which yields MIIDQRQIRQVYLVCGKTDLRRGIDGLAGVVQDQFELDPYNQALYLFCGTRKDRFKALYWDGDGFLLLYKRIENGRLQWPTNQNALRKLNAKQLRRLLSGWSLDATIHKTCPPGHEK from the coding sequence ATGATCATTGATCAACGGCAAATTCGCCAAGTCTATTTAGTGTGCGGTAAAACGGATCTTCGCCGCGGCATCGACGGTTTAGCCGGCGTTGTCCAGGATCAATTTGAATTGGATCCTTATAATCAGGCGCTCTATTTATTCTGTGGTACTAGGAAAGACCGCTTTAAGGCGCTCTACTGGGACGGTGATGGCTTTTTATTACTTTACAAACGAATTGAAAATGGGCGGTTACAGTGGCCGACTAATCAGAATGCGTTACGCAAACTGAATGCCAAACAATTGCGGCGATTACTCAGCGGTTGGTCGTTAGACGCCACTATTCATAAAACATGTCCACCTGGACATGAAAAATAA
- the tnpC gene encoding IS66 family transposase: MTPEEEIAALRKQVAELTEMVAYLTKKLYGQKSEQTDPNQLSLLEGNDGVFSAPEQTGQQSSATDQVPAKKKRKKTRQESLSRHLAVKETMIDLTGQQCDQGHKLTSVGKKFVREELHFIPAKLYRERIYTRTYKCLECELEDGIAHLIQAHTPAALIPHSLASASVVAEIICQKFILGTPLYRQLPNWKRLGIALSEATATNWIIKSSQMVEPIYDLLWQAISAQRYLQGDETPIQVLRESGKAATAKSYMWVARTVKQCPQQIILYAYSKTRSGTFAQKLYQNFTGILQCDGYAGYNLLANSVTRVGCWAHVRRKFYDAAQVNGKTVASVPLTLIDEMFAHERQWQHFSPRVRRRRRRSQIRKLLKRFWKWIASAQVLPKSRLGKAITYAVDQRPTLDRLINIGMMDWSNNASERNMKRLVIGRKNWLFSTSPAGARSTAIWLTLIESAKANGIDPRAYITYLLKELPQQPDFADPAQLAVYLPWHYPGARHQNKKTTDKHQAKNAA, encoded by the coding sequence ATGACCCCAGAAGAAGAAATTGCGGCGTTACGCAAACAGGTGGCCGAATTGACAGAGATGGTCGCATACTTGACGAAAAAACTTTATGGTCAAAAATCAGAACAAACGGACCCTAATCAGCTGTCTTTACTGGAAGGTAATGACGGTGTTTTTAGCGCGCCAGAGCAAACTGGCCAACAAAGCAGCGCCACAGATCAAGTACCGGCAAAGAAAAAGCGTAAAAAAACCCGGCAAGAAAGCTTAAGCCGCCATTTGGCGGTTAAAGAAACAATGATTGATTTAACTGGCCAACAGTGTGACCAAGGTCATAAGCTAACCAGCGTTGGCAAAAAGTTTGTCCGTGAAGAACTGCATTTTATTCCGGCTAAACTCTATCGTGAGCGTATTTATACGCGCACCTATAAGTGCCTTGAATGTGAACTAGAAGATGGGATTGCGCATTTAATTCAAGCGCACACACCAGCAGCTTTAATTCCGCATAGTCTCGCTTCAGCTTCGGTGGTTGCCGAGATCATCTGTCAAAAGTTTATCTTAGGTACGCCGTTATATCGGCAATTACCCAACTGGAAGCGACTAGGTATCGCACTTTCAGAAGCCACGGCGACCAACTGGATCATTAAATCAAGTCAAATGGTCGAACCAATCTACGACCTATTGTGGCAAGCAATCAGCGCGCAGCGCTATTTGCAAGGTGACGAGACCCCAATTCAAGTACTACGTGAATCAGGTAAAGCCGCAACCGCAAAATCCTATATGTGGGTGGCCCGAACGGTCAAACAATGTCCCCAGCAAATTATTTTATATGCTTATAGCAAGACACGTTCAGGCACCTTCGCCCAAAAATTATACCAGAACTTCACTGGTATCCTACAGTGCGATGGTTATGCCGGCTATAACTTGTTAGCAAACAGTGTGACTCGGGTCGGTTGTTGGGCCCATGTGCGGCGTAAGTTTTACGATGCCGCCCAAGTTAACGGTAAAACAGTAGCAAGTGTCCCCCTGACATTGATCGATGAGATGTTTGCCCATGAACGACAATGGCAGCATTTTTCCCCGCGCGTGCGGCGGCGTAGACGACGTAGTCAGATTCGCAAGCTACTTAAGCGCTTCTGGAAATGGATCGCTTCGGCACAGGTACTACCTAAATCACGTTTAGGCAAGGCAATCACTTACGCCGTTGATCAAAGGCCGACCTTAGATCGGTTAATCAATATTGGCATGATGGACTGGAGCAATAATGCTTCTGAACGCAATATGAAGCGTCTTGTGATCGGCCGAAAAAACTGGCTTTTCAGTACGAGTCCAGCCGGAGCCAGATCAACCGCCATTTGGCTAACTTTAATTGAAAGTGCCAAGGCCAACGGCATTGATCCACGAGCTTACATTACTTATCTGTTAAAAGAACTGCCGCAACAACCAGATTTCGCCGATCCGGCGCAGTTAGCGGTTTATTTACCATGGCATTATCCAGGTGCTCGGCATCAAAATAAAAAAACAACGGACAAGCATCAAGCTAAAAATGCCGCCTAA